A window from Puniceicoccus vermicola encodes these proteins:
- a CDS encoding sulfatase-like hydrolase/transferase has product MTKKLPNIVFFFTDDQRFDTICALGNGAIQTPHLDQLVEEGCSFTQAHIPSGTSAAVCMPSRAMLNTGRTLYHLEGSGQSIPLDHTTLGQALRSNGYRTFGTGKWHNGRESFNRSFSDGDEIFFGGMSDHWNVPAYHYDPTGKYDTQLPIIRNPGQSREVTYRQCDHINSGQHSSQSVCNAAIDFIESHEGDVPFYSYISFLAPHDPRSMPQEFLEMYDPDEIELPPNFLGGHPFDTGHLNIRDEMLASFPRRPEEVRQHLAEYYAMITHLDHELGRVIETLKKKGIYEDTILVFAGDNGLALGQHGLFGKQNCYEHSVRVPLIFAGPGVPQGKQTEAYAYLMDIFPTLCDLTGISIPESVESKSLLPAITGDDRIRDGLFFGYETFQRAYKDRQFKLIEYVVDGKHIQTQLFDLKNDPWEMTNLAEAADCQDKVSTMRQSLIASAEAWDDPEHDKGKPFWDSYPFQSSKVGE; this is encoded by the coding sequence ATGACCAAGAAATTACCCAACATCGTCTTCTTTTTTACCGACGACCAACGCTTCGATACCATTTGCGCGTTGGGGAACGGTGCGATTCAAACCCCACATCTCGATCAGTTGGTCGAGGAAGGTTGCTCCTTCACACAGGCGCATATCCCGAGTGGAACGAGCGCGGCGGTCTGTATGCCGAGCCGCGCAATGCTCAATACAGGGCGGACTTTGTACCACTTGGAAGGCTCGGGGCAGAGTATTCCTCTCGATCACACAACCCTCGGGCAAGCCCTCCGCTCTAATGGGTATCGTACTTTTGGGACCGGCAAATGGCACAATGGTCGCGAATCCTTCAATCGATCTTTCAGCGATGGCGATGAAATCTTCTTCGGAGGGATGAGTGATCACTGGAATGTGCCGGCGTACCATTACGATCCCACTGGCAAATATGACACGCAGTTGCCCATCATCCGCAATCCGGGACAATCCCGGGAGGTTACCTATCGGCAGTGTGATCATATCAACAGTGGCCAACATTCTTCTCAGTCGGTCTGTAATGCCGCCATTGATTTTATCGAGAGTCACGAAGGAGATGTTCCCTTCTACAGTTACATCTCCTTTCTCGCTCCTCACGATCCCCGGTCGATGCCACAGGAGTTTCTGGAAATGTACGATCCGGATGAGATTGAGCTGCCGCCCAACTTTCTCGGGGGTCATCCCTTCGACACTGGGCATCTCAACATCCGCGATGAGATGTTGGCCTCATTCCCACGTCGTCCAGAAGAGGTCCGTCAGCACCTCGCCGAATATTATGCGATGATTACGCATTTGGACCATGAACTCGGCCGGGTGATCGAGACTCTAAAAAAGAAGGGAATCTACGAGGACACGATTCTGGTCTTTGCCGGCGACAACGGACTCGCCCTCGGCCAGCACGGTCTCTTCGGGAAGCAGAACTGTTACGAACACAGCGTTCGTGTCCCATTGATCTTTGCCGGGCCGGGAGTTCCCCAAGGAAAGCAAACGGAAGCCTATGCCTACCTGATGGACATCTTCCCGACCCTATGCGATCTCACCGGGATTTCGATCCCGGAATCCGTGGAATCCAAAAGTCTTCTCCCAGCGATCACCGGAGACGACCGCATTCGCGATGGATTGTTTTTCGGCTACGAGACCTTTCAGCGGGCCTACAAGGATCGGCAGTTTAAATTGATCGAGTATGTCGTCGACGGGAAGCACATTCAGACGCAGCTCTTCGACCTGAAGAACGACCCCTGGGAAATGACGAACTTGGCCGAGGCGGCGGATTGTCAGGATAAAGTCTCCACGATGCGACAGAGCCTGATCGCAAGCGCTGAGGCCTGGGACGACCCAGAACACGACAAGGGTAAGCCCTTCTGGGATTCCTACCCGTTTCAGTCATCAAAGGTAGGGGAGTAG
- a CDS encoding heparinase II/III family protein, translating to MFSRLPHPFVSSTASQRDEILENVNDPLWQRFLLEAESHFQKAGSIGQPKAGQLFCHDGKLDEVMAMAVLAYVRDDTGYWHQVGDWLRSLLKIYESLKDEWEIRYRQLTIGRIPESAMSNPRQFIDTFTPAYWLEGGFMIMVLDLYDMLEAYKPNELTNDEKHHLEELLISFASRYIYHEESNKFSNRGLWANNGILAAALVHPNPKTADILLEQSWERYQIFRSTFFDDCLHGEGSTSYHVMSVEGVFYYALTASTVFKDRDCYEGRKPENPELQNLRYPDYVSIARAYYQTAIPGPTPMSSPRGAAFFKPVSINPAFLHAYSMSKCPELGWMIRQRASSINSKMPTPLKVSNYDILGLGLYEPLKSFWVYRPIEEVRPPRRRFHVFPDHGEVFSRSSWKPDATCVTARFGYEGSGKGHRDHGHVTLYHSGLKVLADPFPEGEIDGHDSSLFHNTVTLDNMEPRAVIGSISTPQSLFDADSFMILNRGGFIPPRNYLHDLREDANSWFCNQPHEPNHEYKRAVLHIHDQAVLIFDSVSRETSETQSPHIDWFFHSEFSPTLGTPDSVVQTEIYRLQKKKIIDSEQNLQRKFKISEKPVERGTSKEIQWKNSHHQATLRIYPQSRALQLSTSHDSLERKEWGKVRTEAYSSLRARQNGLNGSVLWVWDVTTPLIDVSTNTLEDGKFEVSIKRKSGSNLSWVVDFTENQTTLSVR from the coding sequence TTGTTCTCTCGACTTCCGCACCCCTTCGTTTCCAGCACAGCTTCTCAAAGGGACGAAATCCTTGAAAACGTAAACGACCCTCTCTGGCAGCGCTTCCTTCTCGAGGCCGAGTCTCATTTCCAAAAGGCTGGGTCCATTGGTCAGCCAAAAGCTGGCCAGCTATTCTGCCACGACGGCAAGTTGGACGAAGTCATGGCGATGGCCGTCCTCGCCTATGTCCGCGATGACACCGGATATTGGCATCAGGTCGGGGATTGGCTTCGCTCTCTCTTGAAGATCTACGAATCCCTGAAGGATGAGTGGGAGATCCGCTATCGACAACTGACCATAGGCAGGATCCCCGAATCTGCGATGAGCAATCCACGGCAGTTCATCGACACCTTCACTCCGGCCTATTGGCTAGAGGGCGGTTTCATGATCATGGTCCTTGACCTCTACGACATGCTGGAGGCCTACAAACCGAACGAACTTACCAATGACGAGAAGCACCATCTCGAAGAGCTCTTGATCAGCTTCGCCTCCCGCTACATCTACCACGAGGAATCGAATAAATTCTCAAATCGCGGCCTATGGGCCAACAATGGAATCCTCGCTGCCGCATTAGTTCACCCGAATCCGAAGACTGCAGATATTCTCTTGGAGCAATCGTGGGAGCGATACCAGATATTCCGATCAACATTCTTCGATGACTGTCTTCACGGAGAAGGTTCAACCTCCTATCATGTAATGTCGGTCGAGGGGGTATTTTACTATGCGCTAACCGCATCCACCGTCTTCAAAGATCGCGATTGTTATGAAGGGCGTAAGCCTGAGAACCCGGAACTTCAAAACCTCCGCTACCCCGACTACGTTTCAATCGCGCGCGCTTACTACCAAACTGCCATTCCGGGCCCAACTCCCATGAGTAGTCCCCGCGGAGCCGCCTTCTTCAAACCGGTTTCGATCAATCCCGCATTTCTTCATGCATATTCAATGAGTAAATGCCCCGAACTGGGATGGATGATCCGGCAAAGAGCGTCCTCGATCAACTCGAAGATGCCGACTCCTCTCAAGGTGAGTAACTACGACATCTTGGGGTTAGGTCTCTATGAACCCCTGAAAAGCTTCTGGGTATATCGTCCTATCGAAGAAGTAAGACCACCGAGGCGACGTTTTCATGTTTTCCCGGATCACGGAGAAGTATTCAGCAGGAGCAGCTGGAAACCCGATGCTACCTGTGTCACCGCCAGATTCGGATACGAGGGAAGCGGAAAAGGACATAGGGACCACGGGCACGTGACCCTCTATCACAGCGGCCTGAAGGTTCTAGCGGACCCCTTTCCCGAGGGAGAAATTGACGGACATGATTCCAGCCTTTTTCACAATACGGTGACGTTGGACAATATGGAGCCCCGTGCTGTCATCGGATCGATCTCTACCCCTCAATCCCTTTTTGATGCGGATTCATTCATGATTTTGAATCGAGGAGGTTTCATCCCCCCTCGGAACTACCTTCATGATCTTCGAGAAGATGCAAACAGCTGGTTTTGCAATCAACCCCATGAGCCCAACCACGAGTATAAGCGAGCGGTTCTCCACATCCACGACCAAGCAGTCCTGATTTTTGATTCGGTCAGCCGAGAAACCTCGGAAACCCAATCCCCCCATATTGACTGGTTCTTCCATTCCGAATTCAGTCCCACACTTGGGACTCCCGATTCTGTCGTTCAAACTGAAATCTACCGATTACAAAAAAAGAAAATCATCGATTCAGAGCAGAACCTTCAAAGGAAATTCAAGATTTCCGAAAAACCTGTCGAACGGGGAACCTCGAAAGAAATTCAGTGGAAAAATTCTCACCACCAAGCCACGTTGAGAATCTATCCTCAAAGCCGAGCCCTACAGCTCTCGACCTCGCACGACAGTCTCGAAAGAAAAGAATGGGGAAAGGTCCGAACAGAAGCCTATTCTTCTCTACGAGCACGGCAGAACGGACTGAACGGAAGCGTGCTCTGGGTGTGGGATGTGACCACTCCCCTGATCGACGTTTCAACGAATACTCTGGAAGATGGTAAATTTGAGGTTTCTATAAAGCGGAAAAGTGGATCGAACCTCTCTTGGGTCGTCGATTTCACGGAAAATCAAACCACCCTTTCGGTCCGGTAA
- a CDS encoding FAD-dependent oxidoreductase produces the protein MTNPSSLPSHAKALNDRIQQTICAEVAEITDVVVCGGGPAGIAAALSAARQGARTTLLEAQGCIGGVWTSGSLSLILDSDNKEGIMKEILENLRLCGGMGVTESGKRSNIYDAEKMKFLLEQMASDAGIHIRLHTRIVSAETNPDRRLTHVVTESKSGREAWRAKIFIDATGDGDLGAQAGCSFSMGRPENGQTQPMSLMAMLTGLPPQSVQKYCLGGTDSSPREKLKELLAKQGVTPSYGAPTLLHVNGQSFALMANHEYGYNSIRAEDLTRATLHARREINQIVDALRRSGPPWEKVHLVSTANHIGVREARRIRGRYRVSRDDLVEGRVHNNPICTATYWADVHSTDPNSGKTYGSEGTEVKPYQIPLEAAIAADVDGLMMAGRCISGDFIAHSSYRVTGNAVEMGENVGKIAALAAKTNRLPHEVILPGSESFDTKAS, from the coding sequence ATGACTAATCCCTCTTCTCTCCCCTCTCACGCCAAAGCACTGAACGATCGCATCCAACAAACAATCTGCGCCGAGGTCGCCGAAATCACCGATGTCGTGGTCTGCGGAGGAGGTCCAGCTGGAATCGCGGCGGCCCTCAGCGCCGCCCGTCAAGGAGCAAGGACCACACTGCTGGAAGCACAAGGATGTATCGGAGGCGTTTGGACATCCGGTTCCTTGAGCCTGATCCTCGACAGCGACAACAAAGAGGGAATCATGAAAGAGATTCTGGAAAATCTTCGGCTCTGTGGGGGCATGGGCGTTACAGAATCAGGAAAGCGATCCAACATATACGATGCCGAGAAGATGAAATTCCTCCTCGAACAAATGGCATCGGATGCCGGTATCCACATCCGACTTCACACTCGCATCGTCTCAGCCGAGACAAATCCGGATAGGCGACTTACCCACGTGGTCACGGAATCAAAATCAGGTCGCGAAGCTTGGAGAGCAAAAATATTCATTGATGCCACTGGAGACGGAGACCTCGGCGCACAGGCGGGATGCTCCTTCTCAATGGGACGTCCCGAAAACGGACAGACTCAGCCTATGAGTTTAATGGCCATGCTCACGGGCCTTCCTCCGCAGTCTGTCCAGAAATATTGCTTGGGTGGAACGGACTCCTCACCCCGGGAAAAATTGAAAGAGCTGCTCGCAAAACAAGGAGTCACACCATCTTACGGAGCCCCAACTCTCCTGCATGTGAATGGCCAGTCCTTCGCACTGATGGCCAATCACGAATACGGTTACAACTCGATACGAGCAGAAGATTTGACCCGCGCAACCCTACACGCCCGACGCGAAATCAATCAGATCGTCGATGCACTCAGGAGATCCGGCCCTCCTTGGGAAAAGGTGCATTTGGTCTCCACCGCGAACCATATTGGAGTCAGAGAAGCCCGTCGCATCCGGGGTCGCTATAGGGTCTCACGCGATGATTTAGTCGAGGGACGAGTTCACAATAATCCCATCTGCACAGCCACTTATTGGGCTGACGTTCATTCCACGGATCCCAACAGCGGCAAGACCTACGGTTCCGAGGGAACCGAAGTAAAGCCCTACCAAATTCCACTCGAAGCCGCCATCGCAGCAGACGTGGACGGTTTGATGATGGCCGGTCGCTGCATCAGCGGAGATTTCATCGCCCACTCCAGCTACCGAGTAACCGGAAACGCTGTAGAAATGGGAGAAAACGTCGGCAAAATCGCGGCATTAGCAGCAAAGACGAATAGACTCCCTCACGAAGTAATTCTTCCCGGCTCCGAGTCATTCGATACGAAAGCTTCCTAG
- a CDS encoding helix-turn-helix transcriptional regulator: MGKLLDTMDLSDLSHLRLLPHKDYLRTPIIGHYFAKHAVEEPKHDHDFFEIQICASGQGWQKHEKGDFRFNRGRALLIRPGAWHYHHKNEQVECYICCFGAEILKSELIWTLENPVFNRLLWRDDPLNHSGVTELEIPESILVPTIKTLQLLIDTYDDSALFARYQKISYLTLILSYLAEAYSLKNQELIPSESNPTHPAIKRCIGIIEESISAEWSTNNLAEKLNIAPSYLCRLFKKALDLSPIEYLTQTRARRASHLLLNTELPISEIGIEVGWPDPNYFARRFRTIFGVSATEYRKRQRKHMEHLSLKNYD; this comes from the coding sequence ATGGGAAAACTATTAGACACGATGGATCTTTCCGATCTATCCCATCTTCGCCTTCTTCCCCATAAAGATTATCTCCGAACCCCGATTATCGGACACTACTTCGCGAAACACGCAGTGGAAGAACCGAAGCACGACCACGATTTTTTCGAGATCCAGATCTGCGCCAGCGGCCAGGGATGGCAAAAGCACGAAAAAGGAGATTTTCGATTCAATAGAGGGAGAGCACTCCTCATCCGGCCCGGCGCATGGCACTATCATCACAAAAATGAACAGGTCGAATGCTATATCTGCTGCTTCGGAGCGGAGATTCTCAAAAGCGAACTGATCTGGACGCTCGAAAATCCGGTATTCAATCGACTTCTATGGAGAGACGATCCCCTGAACCATTCCGGAGTCACAGAACTTGAAATCCCGGAATCCATCCTCGTTCCCACAATCAAAACACTCCAGCTCCTCATTGATACCTACGATGACTCTGCGCTGTTTGCTCGCTATCAAAAAATTTCATATCTTACTCTAATCCTCTCGTATCTTGCCGAGGCGTACTCTCTGAAAAACCAAGAATTGATTCCCAGCGAGTCCAATCCGACTCATCCGGCCATCAAAAGATGTATCGGGATCATTGAAGAAAGTATCTCCGCCGAATGGAGCACCAACAATCTCGCAGAGAAACTCAACATCGCCCCATCCTATCTCTGTCGACTTTTCAAGAAAGCCCTGGACCTCTCTCCCATTGAATACCTGACACAAACACGAGCTCGCCGGGCTTCCCATCTACTACTGAATACCGAATTACCGATCTCCGAGATCGGCATCGAAGTCGGCTGGCCCGATCCGAATTACTTCGCCCGCCGGTTTCGAACCATCTTCGGCGTTTCCGCTACCGAATATCGAAAGCGCCAGCGGAAACACATGGAACATCTTTCCTTGAAAAACTATGACTAA
- a CDS encoding sugar-binding protein, producing MKLKTYLICSSLLAGGFMESCLGISVSRPEKLEFSELRGFRNESNEEWVTDRELTEEVSLRATFAQKVEPGWYQLVGEYRTTGFRPDGRFVLDVYGEGVLNPWQVVAPSDQWAPFAVYFRLNESVVPVLRIEDPSKFEKGAEVFLKELRIRPFEVPSGQNLLLNSDFEIGQIGWVPPSWQWAYQTEEGVAEIVESTSFRSGERSLFLGDPEKTSTIQSSLLPMKTNGVYTFSFWARSDRPNTVIKAFLLGDRYNWNSREEFRLTSEWKEYSMETNVAEQVKEHPFCHARLSLADGGSAMIDDVRLIWAEENSESENPSTYVDLYPGNRNMVWNPGFELGMNGWMYNFFGNQYDFGINTPGIRFGSGIDGSAAMLLSNNNSLVSGSMPLEEGKSYTLSAYAKALADDAQLSLFVIDPGWNVFRKGNVNLTTGEWRRVSFHFRWNESSLRDKFYARFDGRQVLLDNVQLEEGDLSEYDAGILQAGLVSSSRNFFLQGEQNPELNLKILANSQKYDSVRAFVVVRDAWGNSVGSSQFNVEIGEGENVVPLSLPGESLGVFDIEAKVEDFVGNLLVRCESRYAVLQEARFSDDPIGIFSSAIEIPKLPDWMIAEELTVWRMLGVQSFRSFFNHGNQEGLTTNSDLIESIRRRLELQMEGGMTSALFCVGVIPHSIRSEVLDAEILSNELLSQYTEYLRGVVTPLRGQVKYWEILNEPNIWRYRSGPKQGVKTMPPEKYAQILKVSYETIKEIDPQLQVVGGCLNGADFSYLQEFLDLGGSEYMDVFSYHSYRASPDLPDVYADLLRFKNMLSSAGFTGPVINSEQYFGADKFIMAAHDSEAIRNYFSPDERELEAASKIIRNYLYHSALGIPYYLFTPPGTLFRYGGYDRYYLYYAFGLYNAATRFLVDAGIAEEIEVGSAMRSFLFPDAQTGPLLTVNTVGDFDTDGQMTIAASCVKVFDPMGNEIASGELKKSFPLSPLPVYLRFPEGTKVSEIEAFLREAEILGLGEPFTAELRMIDSDTLGISISNRLNKTIGGRVELTNLPFGWSLDSSMADFESLQPGEETVIEFEGDLKISAGERYSLTALIQSEDKAFVRKEMSFSPLMISRNDAIVSDGDLSEWNQAQWVTLGENHRTVFDPKKTYGGEEDLSASLGLAWSPEYLAIAVVVKDDLHVTPNSPSAAWKFDSLQLYFDQRNNASIGNDFYDGDDVSYAISSIDGEHYAWLEKNSEGRYVGEANQAQGLDREVEVSVVRGEDGVTVYEILIPRVCLPQVDFSSGQVFGFSLIINDNDGEGRAQALTLTPAGTQPFERPYLYHDVFLIENRSVAP from the coding sequence ATGAAATTAAAGACCTACTTGATTTGCTCTTCTTTATTGGCTGGCGGATTCATGGAGTCCTGCTTGGGAATTTCTGTTTCCCGACCGGAGAAGCTTGAATTCTCGGAGCTGCGTGGGTTCCGAAACGAAAGCAATGAGGAATGGGTCACTGACCGTGAACTGACCGAAGAGGTGTCATTGCGCGCCACCTTTGCTCAAAAAGTAGAGCCCGGCTGGTATCAGTTGGTCGGAGAGTATAGGACCACGGGATTTCGACCGGATGGTCGGTTCGTATTGGATGTTTACGGGGAGGGGGTCTTGAATCCATGGCAGGTGGTCGCACCTTCGGATCAATGGGCTCCGTTTGCAGTCTACTTTCGGTTGAATGAGTCTGTAGTTCCTGTACTTCGCATTGAGGATCCGTCTAAGTTTGAGAAGGGCGCTGAGGTATTTTTGAAAGAATTGCGGATTCGACCTTTTGAGGTTCCGAGTGGTCAGAATCTCTTGCTGAACAGTGATTTTGAGATCGGGCAAATCGGTTGGGTGCCACCATCTTGGCAGTGGGCGTATCAAACCGAAGAGGGAGTAGCGGAAATCGTGGAGAGTACTAGCTTTCGCAGCGGAGAACGCTCGCTTTTTTTGGGCGATCCCGAGAAAACTTCGACGATTCAGAGCTCTCTGCTCCCGATGAAGACGAATGGTGTCTACACGTTCAGTTTCTGGGCGCGTTCAGATCGGCCCAATACCGTGATCAAAGCTTTCCTGCTAGGAGACCGTTACAATTGGAACTCTCGAGAAGAGTTCCGATTAACTTCGGAATGGAAGGAATACTCGATGGAGACAAATGTGGCCGAGCAGGTGAAGGAGCATCCTTTTTGTCATGCCCGCCTGAGCCTCGCGGATGGAGGTTCTGCGATGATTGATGATGTGCGACTCATTTGGGCCGAAGAAAACAGTGAGTCGGAGAATCCTTCAACCTACGTAGATTTGTATCCGGGAAATCGCAATATGGTATGGAATCCGGGCTTCGAACTCGGAATGAATGGCTGGATGTATAATTTCTTCGGGAACCAGTATGATTTCGGAATCAACACTCCCGGGATACGGTTTGGCAGTGGTATCGATGGATCTGCGGCCATGTTGTTGTCGAATAATAATTCTCTGGTTTCCGGTAGTATGCCTTTGGAAGAAGGGAAAAGTTATACGCTCTCGGCGTATGCCAAAGCGTTGGCCGACGATGCGCAGCTGTCTCTGTTTGTGATTGATCCGGGCTGGAATGTTTTTCGAAAAGGAAATGTAAACCTTACGACTGGTGAGTGGCGCCGAGTGTCATTTCATTTCCGGTGGAACGAAAGTTCTCTTCGAGATAAATTCTATGCTCGTTTCGATGGTAGGCAAGTATTGCTGGATAACGTCCAACTTGAGGAAGGGGATCTGAGTGAATACGATGCTGGAATCCTTCAGGCCGGACTTGTTTCGAGCTCTCGAAATTTCTTTCTTCAGGGAGAGCAGAATCCTGAGTTGAATCTCAAGATTTTAGCGAATTCGCAAAAATATGATTCTGTAAGGGCGTTTGTCGTTGTCCGGGATGCTTGGGGAAACTCGGTTGGATCTTCGCAGTTCAATGTGGAAATTGGGGAAGGGGAAAATGTGGTCCCACTCAGCTTGCCGGGGGAGTCTTTGGGAGTATTCGACATCGAAGCGAAAGTAGAAGACTTTGTCGGAAATTTGTTGGTGAGGTGCGAGTCGCGCTATGCGGTGTTGCAGGAAGCGCGATTTTCGGATGATCCGATTGGTATCTTTAGTTCGGCGATCGAAATACCCAAGCTTCCGGATTGGATGATCGCCGAGGAATTGACTGTTTGGCGAATGCTCGGGGTTCAGTCTTTCCGATCATTCTTCAATCATGGAAATCAGGAAGGTCTTACTACGAATTCGGATCTAATCGAGTCCATCCGGCGGCGGTTGGAACTTCAGATGGAAGGTGGGATGACTTCGGCGCTATTTTGTGTGGGGGTAATTCCCCATTCGATTCGAAGCGAAGTCTTGGATGCTGAGATTCTTAGCAATGAGTTATTGAGCCAATATACCGAATATCTTCGTGGCGTAGTCACTCCTTTAAGGGGGCAAGTGAAGTACTGGGAAATTCTCAACGAACCGAATATCTGGAGATACCGATCGGGGCCGAAGCAGGGAGTCAAGACAATGCCTCCCGAGAAATATGCGCAGATTCTAAAGGTCTCTTATGAAACGATCAAAGAGATCGATCCTCAGCTTCAGGTGGTTGGGGGCTGCCTCAACGGTGCGGATTTCTCTTACCTGCAAGAATTTCTCGATCTTGGCGGGAGCGAGTACATGGATGTTTTTTCCTATCATTCTTATCGAGCGTCTCCTGATTTACCGGACGTATACGCCGATTTGTTGAGATTCAAGAACATGCTTTCTAGCGCCGGATTCACTGGTCCGGTGATCAATAGCGAGCAATATTTCGGTGCGGATAAATTCATAATGGCAGCCCATGATTCCGAAGCGATTCGAAACTATTTCTCCCCCGATGAACGCGAGTTGGAAGCGGCTTCGAAGATCATTCGAAACTATCTTTATCATAGTGCCTTGGGAATACCCTACTACCTCTTTACGCCGCCGGGAACCTTGTTTCGCTATGGAGGATACGATCGCTATTATTTGTATTATGCATTTGGGTTATACAATGCGGCGACTCGCTTTCTCGTGGATGCCGGGATCGCCGAAGAGATTGAGGTCGGTAGCGCAATGCGCAGTTTCCTATTTCCGGATGCTCAAACTGGACCTTTGCTGACCGTCAATACGGTTGGAGATTTCGATACTGACGGACAGATGACCATCGCGGCTTCTTGCGTGAAGGTGTTTGACCCGATGGGGAATGAAATTGCGTCCGGTGAATTGAAAAAATCCTTCCCCCTCTCGCCCTTACCGGTCTATCTGCGGTTCCCTGAAGGAACCAAAGTTTCGGAAATTGAAGCGTTTCTCCGAGAGGCCGAAATTTTGGGGTTGGGAGAGCCCTTCACCGCGGAGTTGAGAATGATAGATTCAGACACTCTCGGAATCAGCATATCCAACCGGTTGAATAAAACGATTGGTGGACGTGTAGAGTTGACGAATCTTCCATTCGGATGGTCCTTGGACAGCAGTATGGCGGATTTTGAGTCCCTCCAGCCGGGGGAGGAAACTGTGATTGAGTTCGAGGGTGATTTGAAGATCAGTGCGGGTGAAAGATACTCGTTGACGGCTCTGATCCAGTCGGAAGACAAGGCTTTTGTCAGAAAGGAAATGTCGTTCTCGCCTCTGATGATCTCTAGAAACGACGCAATCGTTTCAGACGGTGATTTATCCGAATGGAATCAAGCTCAGTGGGTTACGTTGGGGGAAAATCATCGGACTGTATTCGATCCAAAGAAAACCTATGGCGGGGAGGAGGATTTGAGTGCCTCTCTGGGATTGGCATGGTCTCCCGAATACCTGGCCATAGCAGTGGTCGTAAAAGATGATCTTCATGTTACGCCCAATTCACCAAGTGCTGCGTGGAAGTTCGATTCGCTTCAGTTATACTTTGACCAACGCAACAATGCATCGATTGGCAATGACTTTTACGACGGTGATGACGTTTCCTATGCCATATCGAGTATAGACGGAGAGCACTATGCGTGGTTGGAGAAAAACAGCGAGGGTCGCTATGTCGGAGAGGCGAATCAGGCGCAAGGACTGGATCGAGAAGTCGAGGTGTCCGTTGTGCGTGGCGAGGACGGTGTAACGGTCTATGAGATTCTGATCCCTCGGGTTTGCCTGCCACAGGTGGACTTTTCATCGGGTCAGGTTTTTGGATTCTCATTGATCATCAATGATAACGATGGAGAAGGGCGAGCGCAGGCATTGACTCTCACCCCTGCCGGAACTCAGCCCTTCGAACGTCCCTATCTCTATCACGATGTGTTTTTAATCGAGAACCGTTCAGTTGCCCCATGA